The Phycisphaerae bacterium nucleotide sequence ATGGGGCGTCTGGCGGGCTGGCAGGTTGAGGTGATCTGATGGAACGAAACGCGAAGGCGATATCGCAGCAGGGACGGCTGGAGGAAATCCGAACGCGGCTGGCGCGAGCGGGCGAGGTCTCGGTGGCTGCATTGGCGAAAGAGTTTGCGGTCAGCGAGATGACGGTGCGGCGGGACGTGGCGGTCCTCGAGGAGCAGGGCGAGGTGGTCCGCACGCACGGCGGGGCGGCCTCGGCCCGGCGTCTGACGTTCGAGTTCACGTTCCGCAGCCGACAGCACGAACGGGTGGAGCAGAAGCGGGCGATCGCGGCGAAGGCGGCGGAGTCAGTGCGGGACGGGCAGGCGATCATCCTGGATACGGGCACGACGACGCTGGCGATTGCACGGGCCCTGCGCGACCGTCGCGATCTGCGGGTGATCACGACCTCGCTGGCGATTGTCTCGGAGCTGCAGTTCTCTCGCGGGATCCGGACGATCCTGCTGGGCGGTTTTCTGCGCGAGGGATCGCCGGACCTGCACGGTCCGCTGACCGAGCAGAACCTTTGCGGTTTCTCAGCCGATCAGGCGTTCATGGGGGCCGACGCGATTGACGCCGACGGAGCGGTCTATACCGACGATCTGTCGGTGGTGAACCTGGACCGAACGATGGCGAAGGTCTCCGGCCGGATGACGATCGTGGCGGACAGCAGCAAGCTTTCGCGGCGGGCGATGTGCCGGATTCTGCGGGCCGGCGAGTACGGCCGGCTGATCACGGACTGGGAGGCCGATGAGCAAATGGCGAAGAAGCTGGCCAAGTGCGGCGTGGAGGTGATTCGCGCGCCGCGCAGCCGGTGCTGACAACAGCGCGCGTCCGAAGGACGCGAAGAACAGGAGCTCGACATGCAGGCAAGTTCGTTGAGGTTTTCGCGGCTGTTTGGAAACGGGCGGCCCGTGGTGGTGGCGATCGACCACGGGATGTTTGACGGGCCGATCGAGGGAATGGAAGACATCGCCGGGACGGCGAAGCACATCTGCCAGGACGTGGATGCGGTGCTGGTTTCGCCTGGTGTGCTGGGCGTGCTTGGACCGCAGACGTTCGGACGGCGCGGCGGACCGCTGGCGATCGTGCGGATCAACTGGGGCACGGTGTACTGCTTTTCGTGGAACTACACGTCCGGCGAGACGGTCGAGGCGTATTCGGTGAAGGATGCGCTGCGGCTTGGCGCGGACGCGGTGCTGGTCTCGCTGTCGCTTCGCACGGGCAGCGAGGCGCGGGACGCGGCGAACGTGGCATTGTTTTCACGGCTTTGCCGCGAGGCGCACGACTACGGTCTGGTGGTGATCGGCGAATACTTCCCGGTGGACTATCCGAAGCTCAGCGCGGCGGAGGTACACGAGGAGGTGAAGATCGGCTGCCGCGTCCTGGCGGAGCTGGGCGCGGACGCCATCAAGTCGTACCACACCGAGCGGTTCGTTGAGGTCCGGGACGGCTGTCCGGCCCCGATCCTGACGCTGGGCGGCAGCAAGTTCCCGCGTGAGATCGACGCCTTGAAGCTGGCTGAGCGGCAGGTGCGGGACGGATCGGCGGGCGTGGTGTTTGGAAGAAACGCCCTGCAGGCGAGAGACCCGATCGCGTTCCAGAAGGCGCTAATTGAAGTGGTGCGAAACGGGATCGGCGCGGAGGATGCGGCAGGCAAACACGGAATCGAGATGAAGGAATACCACGGTGGGTAAGGCGCGAGTCGGTAAATCTGTCTACGCTCGTTGTAAGCGTTACGAGGACGGCCGCTACGGAGCGGCGGTGATGGGTGTCTGGGGATGGGGCGGATCGAGCCATTACCGAACGGAACGGCTTACCTACGAGATCGAAAGCGATTACTGCGAATCGCTGGCCGTACGCCAGTCGCAGGATAATGGAGCGAGTTTCAGCGAATTTGAGACATTCTCGCAGACAAACCCCAAGCAAGGTGGATTTGAACGGGAAGACTTGTGGTTCGCGGTCTGTCATGATCCGCTGCGCGATCACGACGTACGATTCGATTTTCAACGGCTGTTCCGGGGGACGGGGCCGGAGGCGCTGGCGGCGCACTTTCAGGGAAAGGAAGCCCTCTTTGATCACGGCTTGTATTGCATTTCACGCGATAGGGGTCGGACCTTCAGTGCTCCGCGCCTGCTGAAGTTTGAGGAGGGCGATGACTTCGACGAGTCGGATTGGGGCCGGACCGGTTATCTTACGAAGAACCAGATGTATGGGGGATACACGGCGATTGTGACTCGGGCCGGAAAGCTAGTGTATCCGTTTTGCGTGGAGGAGAAGGTCAAAACCGGAACCGGCGAACAGACGACTTGTGCGGTGCGATGCATGATCGGGACATGGGATGAACCCGCGGCGGATTACCGATGGGAGATATCCAGTGCGGTCGCGGTCCCGTTGGAATGGTCGGGCCGCGGGCTCATGGAGCCGACGATCGCGGAACTGACCGACGGCCGGCTGGCGATGGGGCTTCGGGGCAGCACCGCGATGTGGAAGGCGTATGACCCGGAGGGAAGGATCACGGTGACCGAACCTGGCCGCCACTGGCTGGCGGTCAGCGAAGATGGCGGATATCGGTGGGGGCCGGTGCGAGACTGGCGTTACGCCGACGGCGAGCAGTTCTATTCCCCCAGCACGTTCTCGCGGCTGTTGCGGCATTCTAACGGAACACTCTACTGGATCGGGAACATCTGCCCCGAACCTCCGGAGGGAAACATGCCGCGCCATCCGCTGGTCATCGCTGAGGTCGATGAACGCGGGCCGGGCCTGGTCAAGGAGTCGGTGACGGTGATCGATACGAAAGGCGAGGATGAGCAGGTCGAGAAACGGTTCCAACTGTCGAACTTCAGTATCCTGGAGAACACGGAGACCGGAGCGATTGAGCTGTACCTGACTCGATACGGCGAGTCGCCGGAACACTGGCTGAAGGCGAATGCGTACAAGTATGAGATTGAAGTA carries:
- a CDS encoding exo-alpha-sialidase, with translation MGKARVGKSVYARCKRYEDGRYGAAVMGVWGWGGSSHYRTERLTYEIESDYCESLAVRQSQDNGASFSEFETFSQTNPKQGGFEREDLWFAVCHDPLRDHDVRFDFQRLFRGTGPEALAAHFQGKEALFDHGLYCISRDRGRTFSAPRLLKFEEGDDFDESDWGRTGYLTKNQMYGGYTAIVTRAGKLVYPFCVEEKVKTGTGEQTTCAVRCMIGTWDEPAADYRWEISSAVAVPLEWSGRGLMEPTIAELTDGRLAMGLRGSTAMWKAYDPEGRITVTEPGRHWLAVSEDGGYRWGPVRDWRYADGEQFYSPSTFSRLLRHSNGTLYWIGNICPEPPEGNMPRHPLVIAEVDERGPGLVKESVTVIDTKGEDEQVEKRFQLSNFSILENTETGAIELYLTRYGESPEHWLKANAYKYEIEVSKRRS
- a CDS encoding DeoR/GlpR transcriptional regulator; amino-acid sequence: MERNAKAISQQGRLEEIRTRLARAGEVSVAALAKEFAVSEMTVRRDVAVLEEQGEVVRTHGGAASARRLTFEFTFRSRQHERVEQKRAIAAKAAESVRDGQAIILDTGTTTLAIARALRDRRDLRVITTSLAIVSELQFSRGIRTILLGGFLREGSPDLHGPLTEQNLCGFSADQAFMGADAIDADGAVYTDDLSVVNLDRTMAKVSGRMTIVADSSKLSRRAMCRILRAGEYGRLITDWEADEQMAKKLAKCGVEVIRAPRSRC